The following proteins are co-located in the Microbacterium sp. SORGH_AS_0888 genome:
- a CDS encoding GAF domain-containing protein has product MPSSPWSSSRDVPAADSRLMIERAHEEFVRGNADDARLGDVRGVVRDSWRRSVESLVGPEGLPPLALTPEQLDRLRTDHPLAGTIDMIRQLLIPGDPAESGVVVAVGDASGRLLWVEGDRRVRSLTGAMGFVPGADWAEEAVGTSAPGTALALDRSVQIRGAEHFNRLVQPWSCTAAPVHDPETRRVLGVIDVTGGDQAVTPQAQLLVDATARAVEGELLLARLRARAEAPARPRRARPPKSEPLHATLRVLGRDRALLHVTADGAESVSEVSARHAELLLMLATHRQGLSADRLCELVYGDVDASVTLRAEMVRLRKVLERLAPPLVPQSRPYRLGAELETDAHQVLSLLDRGAHRVALASYRGAVLPDSVAPGVEDFRGTVRAALREALMSEGSVDVLLAYADTEAGAEDAELLRLCLGMLPARSPRRAGLVARIERLEA; this is encoded by the coding sequence ATGCCGTCATCGCCGTGGTCGTCATCGCGAGACGTTCCCGCCGCGGACTCGCGTCTCATGATCGAGCGCGCGCACGAGGAGTTCGTCCGCGGCAACGCCGACGACGCCCGTCTCGGCGATGTGCGCGGCGTCGTGCGCGACAGCTGGCGACGCTCGGTCGAGAGCCTCGTGGGCCCGGAGGGCCTCCCGCCCCTCGCGCTCACCCCGGAGCAGCTCGACCGGCTGCGCACCGACCATCCGCTCGCCGGCACGATCGACATGATCCGGCAGCTGCTGATCCCCGGCGATCCCGCGGAGTCGGGGGTCGTCGTCGCCGTGGGGGACGCGTCCGGACGCCTCCTGTGGGTGGAGGGAGACCGCCGCGTCCGTTCGCTGACCGGCGCGATGGGGTTCGTGCCCGGCGCCGACTGGGCCGAGGAGGCCGTCGGCACCTCGGCGCCGGGAACCGCGCTCGCGCTCGACCGTTCCGTCCAGATCCGCGGTGCCGAGCACTTCAACCGACTCGTGCAGCCCTGGTCGTGCACGGCTGCCCCCGTGCACGATCCCGAGACCCGCCGGGTGCTCGGCGTCATCGACGTCACGGGCGGCGACCAGGCCGTCACCCCGCAGGCGCAGCTGCTCGTCGACGCCACGGCACGGGCTGTGGAGGGGGAGCTGCTGCTCGCGCGGCTGCGGGCCCGGGCCGAGGCCCCCGCCCGACCGCGCCGCGCGCGTCCGCCGAAGTCGGAGCCCCTCCACGCGACGCTGCGCGTGCTCGGCCGCGACCGCGCGCTCCTGCACGTCACGGCCGACGGCGCGGAGAGCGTCTCCGAGGTCAGCGCCCGCCACGCGGAGCTGCTGCTCATGCTCGCGACGCATCGGCAGGGACTCTCCGCCGATCGACTGTGCGAGCTCGTGTACGGCGACGTCGACGCATCCGTCACCCTGCGCGCCGAGATGGTGCGGCTGCGGAAGGTGCTCGAGCGCCTCGCGCCGCCGCTCGTGCCGCAGTCCCGGCCGTATCGACTCGGCGCCGAGCTCGAGACGGATGCGCATCAGGTGCTGTCGCTGCTCGACCGCGGAGCCCACCGCGTCGCGCTCGCCTCGTATCGTGGGGCCGTGCTGCCGGACTCGGTGGCCCCCGGGGTCGAGGACTTCCGCGGGACGGTGCGCGCGGCGCTGCGCGAGGCGCTCATGAGCGAGGGCAGCGTCGACGTCCTCCTCGCCTACGCGGACACCGAGGCGGGCGCCGAGGACGCCGAGCTGCTGCGGCTGTGCCTCGGGATGCTCCCGGCCCGTTCGCCGCGTCGGGCCGGCCTGGTCGCCCGCATCGAGCGCCTCGAGGCCTGA
- a CDS encoding CCA tRNA nucleotidyltransferase: MIDMAAGVARLGALAASPVVETLGRAFADAGHELAIVGGPVRDALRGVGAHDLDFTTDARPDDILAIVTPISSTQWDIGRAFGTIGARVRGEQVEITTYRADSYDGATRKPTVSFGDKLEEDLVRRDFTVNSMALRIPGPTLVDPTGGVEDLVRGVLRTPAEPAISFGDDPLRMLRAARFASQLGFEVDPDALAAMAEMRASLRIVSPERVQGELVRLLATDDPVRGLRLLVETGLIDEFLPEIPALRLEVDEHHHHKDVYEHSLTVVRQAIELEQRRNPGAEPDVALRLAALLHDIGKPATRRLEPGGAVTFHHHDIKGARMARKRLRELRFDAATTDAVCRLIELHLRFFGYAEGAWTDSAVRRYVRDAGDELERRMHILTRADVTTRNKRKAARLAAAYDDIERRIAELAEQEQLDALRPELDGNRIQEILGIPPGREVGEAYRFLMDLRLDEGVIGPEAAEERLRAWWAARS; encoded by the coding sequence GTGATCGACATGGCAGCGGGAGTGGCGCGACTGGGTGCGCTGGCGGCATCCCCCGTCGTCGAGACGCTCGGCCGGGCGTTCGCGGACGCAGGCCACGAGCTCGCGATCGTCGGCGGTCCCGTGCGTGACGCGCTGCGCGGCGTCGGCGCCCACGACCTCGACTTCACGACGGACGCGCGGCCCGACGACATCCTCGCGATCGTCACGCCGATCAGCTCCACGCAGTGGGACATCGGACGCGCGTTCGGGACGATCGGCGCGCGTGTGCGCGGCGAACAGGTCGAGATCACGACGTACCGGGCCGACAGCTACGACGGCGCGACGCGCAAGCCCACGGTCTCGTTCGGCGACAAGCTGGAAGAAGACCTGGTCAGAAGAGACTTCACCGTCAACTCCATGGCGCTGCGGATCCCCGGTCCGACCCTCGTCGACCCGACCGGCGGCGTCGAGGACCTCGTGCGGGGGGTGCTGCGCACCCCGGCCGAGCCCGCGATCAGCTTCGGCGACGACCCGCTGCGGATGCTGCGAGCCGCCCGGTTCGCCTCCCAGCTCGGGTTCGAGGTCGACCCGGATGCGCTCGCCGCCATGGCGGAGATGCGTGCGTCGCTGCGGATCGTGAGCCCGGAACGCGTGCAGGGCGAGCTCGTGCGACTGCTCGCGACCGATGATCCCGTGCGCGGACTCCGCCTGCTCGTGGAGACGGGACTCATCGACGAGTTCCTTCCCGAGATCCCCGCACTCCGGCTCGAGGTCGACGAGCACCACCACCACAAGGACGTCTACGAGCACTCGCTGACGGTGGTCCGACAGGCGATCGAGCTCGAACAGCGCCGGAACCCGGGCGCCGAGCCCGACGTCGCGCTGCGGCTCGCGGCGCTGCTGCACGACATCGGCAAGCCGGCGACCCGCCGCCTCGAGCCCGGGGGCGCCGTCACCTTCCACCACCACGACATCAAGGGTGCGCGGATGGCGCGCAAGCGCCTGCGCGAGCTGAGGTTCGATGCGGCCACGACGGATGCGGTCTGCCGCCTGATCGAGCTGCACCTGCGTTTCTTCGGCTATGCCGAGGGGGCGTGGACCGACTCGGCCGTGCGTCGATACGTGCGCGACGCCGGCGACGAGCTCGAGCGGCGGATGCACATCCTGACGCGGGCCGACGTCACGACGCGCAACAAGCGCAAGGCCGCCCGCCTCGCCGCCGCCTACGACGACATCGAACGCCGGATCGCGGAGCTCGCCGAGCAGGAGCAGCTCGATGCGCTGCGGCCCGAGCTCGATGGCAACCGCATCCAGGAGATCCTCGGGATCCCGCCCGGGCGCGAGGTCGGCGAGGCCTACCGGTTCCTCATGGACCTGCGGCTGGACGAGGGTGTGATCGGCCCCGAGGCCGCCGAGGAGCGCCTGCGCGCCTGGTGGGCTGCGCGCTCCTGA
- a CDS encoding methyltransferase: MARLLFFGDRVPRGALGWDAATLRAAEELGILRAVGEEVVPELVLRPQTLGPAGVDGWIVSDRDEMAGVSPLRADHVLGVGGAGRTLTSLLPRAGSGLALDLGCGCGIIALELRLRGYRVVATDVSERALRITAVNVALNGLDGVETRHGSLYDPVADERFALIASNPPFVVTPRRAGVTRYEYRDGGRSGDALMAEVVAGLAGHLAPGGQARVLGNWEGAADRVAGWASGVGTWVVERERMDPAAYAHLWIRDGGTLPGSAEYDDLLAAWLDDFEDRGVSELGMGWVIVTASDPALRRVEAVGQQVGSEWLGAHVAAALAVHEGLERMDDVALAASACRVAPDVTEARHHVPGEEAPSVIELRQGGGLGRTVAVDPALAAVVGACDGDLPLGALIDAVADLLEVGAAELRADILPRVRELLFCGFLTLD; encoded by the coding sequence GTGGCACGCCTCCTCTTCTTCGGCGACCGGGTTCCGCGCGGGGCGCTGGGATGGGATGCGGCGACCCTGCGCGCGGCGGAGGAGCTCGGCATCCTGCGCGCGGTGGGCGAGGAGGTCGTGCCCGAGCTGGTCCTGCGTCCGCAGACCCTCGGTCCGGCGGGGGTCGACGGCTGGATCGTGAGCGATCGCGACGAGATGGCCGGGGTGTCGCCGTTGCGTGCGGATCATGTGCTCGGCGTGGGCGGTGCCGGACGTACGCTCACCTCGTTGCTGCCGCGTGCCGGATCCGGGCTCGCGCTCGATCTCGGCTGCGGGTGCGGGATCATCGCCCTCGAGCTGCGCCTGCGCGGGTACCGCGTCGTCGCGACCGACGTGTCGGAACGCGCGCTGCGGATCACGGCGGTCAACGTCGCCCTCAACGGGCTGGACGGCGTCGAGACGCGGCACGGGAGCCTGTACGATCCCGTCGCCGATGAGCGGTTCGCGCTCATCGCGTCCAACCCGCCGTTCGTGGTCACTCCGCGACGCGCGGGCGTGACGCGCTACGAGTACCGCGACGGGGGCCGCTCCGGCGACGCGCTCATGGCCGAGGTCGTGGCGGGGCTCGCGGGGCATCTCGCCCCCGGTGGACAGGCGCGCGTGCTCGGCAACTGGGAGGGCGCCGCCGACCGCGTCGCCGGGTGGGCGTCCGGGGTGGGCACGTGGGTCGTCGAGCGGGAACGGATGGATCCGGCCGCCTACGCGCACCTGTGGATCCGCGACGGCGGCACCCTGCCGGGAAGCGCGGAGTACGACGACCTCCTCGCCGCCTGGCTCGACGACTTCGAGGACCGAGGAGTGTCGGAGCTCGGGATGGGGTGGGTCATCGTGACGGCATCGGACCCGGCACTGCGGCGCGTCGAGGCGGTGGGGCAGCAGGTCGGATCCGAGTGGCTCGGCGCCCACGTGGCCGCCGCGCTCGCGGTGCACGAGGGGCTCGAGCGGATGGATGACGTCGCACTCGCGGCATCCGCGTGCCGGGTGGCGCCGGACGTCACCGAGGCCCGGCACCATGTGCCCGGGGAGGAGGCGCCGTCGGTCATCGAGCTGCGCCAGGGCGGCGGGCTCGGGCGCACGGTCGCGGTCGATCCCGCGCTGGCGGCCGTCGTGGGCGCCTGTGACGGCGACCTGCCGCTCGGGGCCCTCATCGACGCCGTGGCGGATCTGCTCGAGGTCGGTGCGGCCGAGCTCCGGGCGGACATCCTCCCGCGCGTGCGCGAGCTGCTGTTCTGCGGCTTCCTCACGCTCGACTGA